ATGGCCACTTGCTTCCCCTCCATCTCCTGTCCCATCTTCCTTCTTCGCCTCGTTCCTCCACCAATTCCATGGACAGTTTCACCATCCCAATCAAAGAGATATGGGACAATGAAGAGCCCCTCAAGGACAGCTCAAGTTGTAGCACCAGCAGCGTCAAGAATCTGGAAACTGAACCTACTGAAACAGGTGGGAGAACCAAATCCAAGCCTTTCTCGTTGTTTGGATTTTCGAGATGGCGAAAAGGATGCGAGATTACCGAGCAAGACGATAAAGCAAAGCACAAGAGGAAGTTGGGGTTTGATGTTAGTCAGGTTCTAAAACGATATGCAAGAGTGGTTAGGCCATTGTTGTTCTTCAGATGGAGGAAAGAGAACCTGCATATTCGTCGTCAAGCTTATTCATTTTCGGGCAATTTGAATCCTCGAAACAAGCAAGAattgagaggaagaagaggagaatTCTCAGCACCAGCATCCATGAGAACATCCCCGACAAATAGCGGCCTTCTCGTTGCGACTCCATCTATGAGTTATGCTACAAGTGATAGCACCATGGAAGAGTTGCAATCTGCAATTCAAGCTGCGATTGCTCACTGTAAGAACTCCATTGCTaaagaagataaaaccaaTGTCAAGAGTTGAGATTAACAGTAAATCTTCTTTTGCTTGCAAACACGGATTTCTGTAAAATATCCACACACAGAGGTGTCAATCATTTAAACTGCTTGCATGGCTTCCAAAATCTCAGAGAAATGAAGTTGGTATTTAATGTAAAAAGGCCAATGATTAATTGTTCTTATACACTATTCTTGATCgtgaattataataattttaaaaacctcCTTGGCTTGTGCATAGACTACGCTTTTTCATGTGTTATTAATGCAAAGAATTGAATGAATCAATAAATGAAGAACATCATAGAacagaatttttttttcagtcgCTTTGCTGACAATGCTATGAAAAAGTTCATTCATCAAAGACAGATAGGTTTCACTGTTTAATTAAACCTTAACATAAATATTTCagaaaatcaattgaaaaagGTTCAAATTTTTCCATAAAGTTGAGGCTAGAAATTGGCATATTTCCATAACCGAACTTGTCCTAGAATTGACATACCACAGAACTCTTTCCCcacctctctctctatctctctatctctcatcatcatcatcttacTCTTAACATTATGAATTCCAACCACAAGATTGCTGAGTAAAACTGAAAGTGAAGCTTCATAAGAACTTCACaagggaaaatgaaaaagctcATAAGAACTTTAATTCAGAGCCGGGCCAACCCCACGAGAAAAGAGACTGATATCTCAAACAAATTTCGGGTTTGTGGAAAAAGAGCTTGAATCAGATTTCAGAGTAGGGACGCGTTGGAATGGGTTATGCAAGTGAGTCCAACAAAACCATAGCCAcagatttaaaaaaagactACCCCCCAAAACCAAAAGTACCATAATACAAAGGGATAACAATAATTCAAAAGCCCACTCAAAACTCTAATCATCTTTGAACCATCAAAAGAATCCAGAGTCCTACGGAATCAACAATCAACAAtcaaggaaaaacaaaaacatagagAATCTGCATAGAGATTTAGTACTTCTCTAAACTCTagaatcaaaatcataaacaatgtaaataacataaatatgaatacaatTTATAACATAGAGTAAGACCCTAAATGCTTGGATATTTGGAGAAACAAATAACGAATTCAAGGTATTCCATCATAGACAATCATGACGATGATGATGAGATATAGGTGCCTTGATTGGCCATATTCGTAGTATATAAAGTACCCCACATGATCATATCACTACCCAGTAATCAGTAGTCCCACACAAAAAGGGATCTCAGTCTTTTCAACAATCATAGAGAAAATGGAATTGCAGAAACGGATAAAAGTGCATAAAAAGAGAGATAGATATAAAGAGAGatccaaaaacataaaagggtTTTTGAATTTACATCAAGAGCGCACGAGTGGGTGGTGGAAGAGGGCTTTCAGCCGCCCGTGCGACGGCATTGGCAAGCGATTGAGGACCATTTTTGGAGCTGAGATCGAGGTAATGGGGGTTCATAATTAAAGTGGCTCACCAATCATGTGAATGGTTTCAAAAAGATCACAAAACCCTTTTGAACAGAGAAGATTAGGATTGCTTTTTCACAAGTTAGACAAAAAATTTAGCAAGCCAAGTTT
This is a stretch of genomic DNA from Cucumis sativus cultivar 9930 chromosome 4, Cucumber_9930_V3, whole genome shotgun sequence. It encodes these proteins:
- the LOC105435299 gene encoding BRI1 kinase inhibitor 1, translating into MNSNRNHNTTAENFAEYKKQETEKFKVEEKETQQPIQDSSSTTSPLLPSASSSPSHEFSFTISLHSSSSDRNKPTPPSFAIDLSPADDIFFHGHLLPLHLLSHLPSSPRSSTNSMDSFTIPIKEIWDNEEPLKDSSSCSTSSVKNLETEPTETGGRTKSKPFSLFGFSRWRKGCEITEQDDKAKHKRKLGFDVSQVLKRYARVVRPLLFFRWRKENLHIRRQAYSFSGNLNPRNKQELRGRRGEFSAPASMRTSPTNSGLLVATPSMSYATSDSTMEELQSAIQAAIAHCKNSIAKEDKTNVKS